The following proteins come from a genomic window of Flavobacterium crocinum:
- a CDS encoding SIR2 family protein, producing MANERILELIRKEEVVLFVGAGMSINAGYPSGAGLAKILFDNLTDDIKSDIEFTNNLPKLCDDIYTLKGGNKNFLIETLKKEFRKPPTSTETHKLLAGIPHFRIIITTNYDTLIETNNPNIEVVRKSIDLATTNYKSQLLFKIHSDFTDTDRLILTNSDYLNYFTKNSENTIFWNAVKDKLATNHILFVGYSLEDSNVKDMINKIISELGENRKEIYFVSPGIDPIKRAFLNRHNIIFIESTGENLIKLIDNDIKLNYLPNLSKGIGRADTALALANSKDLCLELRNKGEAVEVGHVTANSNNTAYKFDFKVQFPNNDKDKFEKFFKNQSFDELVIDKEILKEFSFFMSDLRIHNENNISSITLQKRPNYDCNINIVFEDDFEIDNYAFRFTAIKPSETQTLFQIVVDDFTIIMELDFQSDGQFLVKLNQIPSNSIRSTNSGLQFYEILSRITSNLKYKIFKDGTILFSSDQFRLPFTDAYNVDHLKDYFKDLKKIEKHFNVKFKDIDLNKAYENRVKLLNLYIENVSVLEEIDTVKVKCFNEEEFEILKNAQADEQALIIGTGEKAIYHVHGLDFDLGYIFKVIDDLIIINKESLDNWKNTEIIVKSKSNIMRTMFSPNKLFIA from the coding sequence ATGGCTAACGAAAGAATTTTAGAACTTATTAGAAAAGAAGAAGTAGTATTATTTGTTGGGGCAGGAATGTCAATAAATGCTGGGTATCCATCAGGAGCTGGATTAGCAAAAATCTTATTCGACAATTTGACAGATGACATTAAATCAGATATTGAATTTACAAACAACTTACCCAAACTTTGCGATGATATCTATACTCTTAAAGGAGGAAATAAAAACTTTTTGATAGAAACTCTTAAAAAGGAATTTCGCAAACCTCCTACTTCTACTGAAACCCATAAGTTGTTAGCTGGAATTCCCCATTTTAGAATCATCATTACCACCAACTATGACACTTTGATTGAAACTAATAATCCTAATATTGAAGTCGTAAGAAAAAGTATAGATTTAGCTACAACCAATTATAAAAGTCAACTGTTATTCAAAATACATTCCGATTTTACTGATACCGATAGACTTATTTTAACCAATTCTGATTATTTAAATTATTTTACAAAAAACAGTGAAAACACTATTTTCTGGAATGCTGTAAAAGATAAACTAGCTACTAATCATATTTTATTTGTGGGATATTCTTTGGAGGATTCTAATGTAAAAGATATGATTAATAAAATTATAAGTGAACTTGGTGAAAATAGAAAGGAAATTTACTTTGTTTCTCCAGGAATTGATCCAATAAAACGCGCATTTCTAAATCGACACAATATTATTTTTATCGAATCTACTGGAGAGAATTTGATAAAACTAATTGACAATGACATAAAGTTAAATTACTTACCTAATCTTTCGAAAGGAATTGGACGAGCAGATACTGCACTTGCGCTTGCAAATTCAAAAGATCTTTGTTTAGAGTTAAGAAATAAAGGTGAAGCGGTTGAAGTTGGACATGTAACAGCAAATAGCAATAATACAGCTTACAAATTTGATTTCAAGGTTCAATTCCCAAATAATGATAAGGATAAATTTGAAAAATTCTTTAAAAACCAATCTTTTGATGAACTAGTTATAGATAAGGAAATTTTAAAAGAGTTTAGTTTTTTTATGAGTGATTTACGCATTCATAATGAAAATAACATTTCCAGTATTACCCTTCAAAAAAGACCAAATTACGATTGTAATATAAATATTGTATTTGAGGATGATTTCGAAATTGACAATTATGCTTTCAGATTTACAGCGATTAAGCCCAGTGAAACACAGACTCTGTTTCAAATTGTCGTAGATGATTTCACTATCATTATGGAATTAGATTTCCAATCGGATGGTCAATTTTTGGTAAAATTAAATCAAATTCCTTCCAACTCAATTAGATCAACAAATTCGGGACTTCAATTTTATGAGATTTTGTCACGAATTACATCAAACTTAAAGTATAAAATATTCAAAGATGGTACAATACTATTTAGTTCTGACCAATTTCGCCTACCTTTTACAGATGCATATAATGTTGACCATTTGAAAGATTATTTTAAGGATCTGAAAAAGATTGAAAAGCATTTTAATGTTAAATTTAAAGATATTGATCTTAATAAGGCTTACGAAAATCGAGTAAAATTGCTTAATCTGTATATTGAAAATGTAAGTGTATTAGAAGAAATTGATACTGTAAAAGTTAAATGTTTTAATGAAGAGGAGTTCGAAATATTAAAAAATGCTCAGGCTGATGAACAGGCATTAATTATTGGAACAGGAGAAAAGGCAATTTATCATGTACATGGATTAGATTTCGATTTAGGGTACATTTTTAAAGTTATTGATGACTTAATAATTATAAATAAAGAGAGTTTAGATAATTGGAAAAATACCGAAATCATTGTGAAAAGCAAAAGTAATATAATGAGAACTATGTTTTCTCCTAATAAGTTATTTATTGCGTAA
- a CDS encoding IS3 family transposase: MKSSRKKYSVEFKIWAVKTCIGHKSVRLAADKLRINKNSLQHWKNLFREGKLTLQERSGPDPDPKKTARLHKELKNITLERDILKEGAGILHLDKRSVYQFIRENTGRFPVGKMCQVFHATPSCYYKWLKRLYSGRAAHKAFVTSEITRIYHWSQCRYGSPRIAVELSAIGIKVSRAFVAKIMMENHLRSILKTKFRKTTDSSHKYLTARNILEQEFKTSRCNEVWVSDITYIETNEGWLYLTVVIELFDRKVIGWSLSETLKAKETSIRAFKNAIANRPLESGQKLLFHSDKGTQYACLWFTSMLEGTGQITRSMSGRGNCYDNAVAESFFKTLKTELVYHKTYATKEKAKESISAYIENFYNKHRRHSALGNLTIEEFQKRNHSVKK, translated from the coding sequence ATGAAAAGCAGCAGAAAAAAATACAGCGTAGAGTTTAAAATCTGGGCGGTCAAGACCTGCATCGGGCATAAAAGCGTGCGGCTGGCCGCCGACAAGCTACGGATCAACAAAAACAGCCTGCAGCACTGGAAAAATCTCTTCCGCGAAGGAAAGCTCACCCTGCAGGAGAGAAGCGGCCCGGATCCAGACCCAAAAAAAACCGCCAGACTGCACAAAGAACTCAAAAATATCACACTGGAGCGGGACATCTTAAAAGAAGGCGCCGGAATCCTTCACCTGGACAAACGCTCCGTATACCAGTTCATACGGGAGAATACGGGCAGATTTCCCGTCGGGAAGATGTGCCAGGTTTTTCATGCTACCCCCAGCTGCTATTACAAATGGCTCAAAAGGCTTTATTCAGGCAGAGCCGCACATAAAGCTTTTGTAACCTCCGAAATTACCAGGATCTACCACTGGAGCCAGTGCAGGTACGGAAGCCCCAGAATTGCCGTAGAACTCTCGGCAATCGGCATTAAAGTCTCCAGAGCTTTTGTCGCCAAAATTATGATGGAAAACCATCTTCGCAGCATTTTAAAAACGAAATTCAGAAAAACCACTGACTCCTCCCATAAATATCTGACGGCCCGGAACATACTGGAACAGGAATTTAAGACATCCCGCTGCAATGAAGTATGGGTGTCGGATATCACCTATATTGAGACCAATGAGGGCTGGCTCTACCTTACTGTAGTAATAGAACTTTTTGACCGCAAGGTAATTGGATGGTCGCTGAGCGAAACGCTCAAAGCAAAAGAAACGAGCATCAGGGCTTTCAAGAATGCAATAGCAAACCGTCCTTTAGAGAGCGGCCAGAAGCTGCTGTTCCACTCGGACAAGGGCACGCAGTACGCCTGCCTGTGGTTTACTTCAATGCTGGAAGGTACCGGACAGATAACCCGCAGCATGAGCGGCAGGGGAAACTGTTATGACAATGCCGTGGCTGAGAGTTTTTTCAAAACGCTGAAAACCGAACTGGTCTACCATAAGACCTACGCTACGAAAGAAAAAGCAAAGGAATCTATTTCAGCCTATATAGAAAACTTTTATAACAAACATAGGAGGCATTCCGCTCTGGGAAATTTGACAATAGAAGAATTTCAGAAACGAAATCATTCTGTAAAAAAGTAA
- a CDS encoding helix-turn-helix domain-containing protein, with protein sequence MSKEQLYKPFEIVYKTLDECPKLEHQHTFFELIYILDGKGIQVINDNQFRYHPNHMFLITPSDIHRFDIEEKTTFFFLRFTDIYIKNGGLSAKNIEQLEFILQNANHQPGCILKNQIDKSLVRPIVEGIIREEQNQDVYNTDLITHLVNTLIVIVARNIAKYLPENVNEYSEERILQILQFIQSNIFNPEELRAEKIGAHFGLSTRYLGKYFKKHTEVTLQEYIARYKTQLIVHRLKHSDLRINEIASLLGFTDESHLNKFFKKNKGTSPVGFRKALRAGLVK encoded by the coding sequence ATGAGTAAAGAGCAATTGTACAAGCCTTTTGAAATAGTATATAAAACATTAGATGAATGTCCTAAGTTAGAACACCAGCATACTTTCTTTGAATTGATCTATATTTTGGATGGAAAAGGAATTCAGGTTATTAATGATAATCAGTTTCGATATCATCCTAATCATATGTTTTTAATTACACCTTCTGATATCCATCGTTTTGATATTGAAGAGAAAACCACATTTTTTTTCTTACGATTTACTGATATATATATTAAAAATGGCGGTCTGTCTGCTAAAAACATTGAACAGCTGGAGTTTATTTTACAAAATGCAAATCATCAGCCGGGATGTATCCTGAAAAATCAAATTGATAAAAGCCTGGTAAGGCCTATTGTTGAAGGCATTATTCGGGAAGAGCAGAATCAGGACGTTTATAATACAGATTTAATTACCCATCTGGTAAACACCTTAATTGTTATAGTTGCGCGAAATATTGCCAAATACCTGCCCGAAAATGTTAACGAGTATTCTGAGGAAAGAATATTGCAGATACTGCAGTTTATCCAGTCAAATATATTTAATCCGGAAGAATTGAGAGCTGAAAAGATCGGCGCCCATTTTGGACTTTCAACCCGTTATTTAGGCAAATATTTTAAGAAACATACAGAAGTAACACTTCAGGAATATATTGCACGCTATAAAACGCAGCTCATAGTGCATCGGTTAAAACACAGCGACCTTCGTATAAATGAAATTGCATCTCTATTGGGGTTTACAGATGAAAGCCATTTAAATAAATTTTTTAAAAAGAATAAAGGCACAAGTCCTGTAGGGTTTAGAAAAGCTTTAAGAGCTGGATTAGTAAAATAG
- a CDS encoding SMODS-associated NUDIX domain-containing protein, with amino-acid sequence MADLFTALLKPIFIKGAAIAWENRKHLSVFFRTKFGSYKNKDIRFSISYLFKIQIPDTNKYLLVLNRRIENQLQPVGGVYKRYGDDSLFNKWEYKPDNKRNGLDTDKKSSSDLRFMVRGKYVIEVMNWFESMQERETDPNREFKEELLDTSILNFDVFQNLTYKHIRRYSDSLSWSKYFKCYEVKIYDVFELIPNEQQKRSLIDLAQQDLDLARGFAIADCDDIEHLRLVVDGKQIARIGEHTKLIINKTLKE; translated from the coding sequence ATGGCAGATTTATTTACAGCTTTATTGAAACCTATATTTATTAAAGGGGCGGCAATAGCTTGGGAGAACAGAAAACATTTAAGTGTTTTTTTTAGAACCAAATTTGGTTCATATAAGAATAAGGATATTCGATTTTCAATCAGTTACCTTTTTAAGATTCAAATACCAGATACGAATAAATATCTGCTGGTCCTGAACCGAAGGATTGAAAACCAGCTTCAGCCAGTTGGAGGCGTATATAAAAGATATGGTGATGATTCTCTTTTCAACAAATGGGAGTATAAGCCCGATAACAAAAGAAATGGGTTGGATACGGATAAAAAAAGCTCTTCGGATCTGCGATTTATGGTTAGGGGAAAGTACGTCATTGAGGTAATGAACTGGTTTGAAAGCATGCAGGAGAGAGAAACAGATCCAAACAGGGAATTTAAAGAAGAACTTTTAGATACAAGTATCCTGAATTTTGATGTTTTTCAGAATCTCACTTATAAACATATAAGAAGATATTCTGACAGTCTGAGCTGGAGCAAATACTTTAAATGTTATGAGGTAAAAATCTATGATGTTTTTGAGCTTATTCCAAATGAGCAGCAGAAGAGAAGTCTTATTGATTTAGCTCAGCAGGATTTAGATTTGGCAAGAGGTTTTGCAATAGCAGATTGTGATGATATTGAACATCTTCGGCTTGTAGTAGACGGGAAACAGATAGCACGTATTGGAGAACACACAAAACTAATTATAAATAAAACTTTGAAAGAATGA
- a CDS encoding IS3 family transposase, with protein MKSSRKKYSAEFKIWAAKTCIGHKSVRLAAAKLRISRNSLQHWKNLFREGKLTLSERSVPNPALKETARLQKELKNITLERDILKEGAGILHRDKCSVYRFIRENTGRFPIGKMCGVFQATPSCYYKWLRRLSTGRAAHKAFVTSEITRIYHWSQCRYGSPRIAKELSSIGIKVSRAFVAKIMMENHLRSILKTKFRKTTDSSHKYLTARNILEQEFSTSRSNEVWVSDITYIQTNEGWLYLTVVIDLFDRKVIGWSLSETLKAKETSIRAFKNAIVNRPLESGQKLLFHSDKGTQYACLWFASMLEGTGQITRSMSGWGNCYDNAVAESFFKTLKTELVYHNTYATKEKAKESLSGYIENFYNKHRRHSALGNLTIEEFHNQHLTVKNILPPFS; from the coding sequence ATGAAAAGCAGCAGAAAAAAATACAGCGCCGAGTTTAAAATCTGGGCAGCCAAGACCTGCATCGGGCATAAAAGCGTGCGGCTGGCCGCCGCCAAGCTGCGGATCAGCAGAAACAGCCTGCAGCACTGGAAAAATCTCTTCCGCGAAGGAAAGCTCACCCTCTCTGAGAGAAGCGTCCCCAATCCGGCCCTAAAGGAAACGGCCAGACTGCAGAAAGAACTCAAAAATATCACGCTGGAGCGGGACATCTTGAAAGAAGGCGCCGGAATCCTGCACCGGGACAAGTGCTCCGTATACCGATTCATACGGGAAAATACAGGCAGATTTCCCATCGGGAAGATGTGCGGTGTTTTTCAGGCGACTCCCAGCTGCTATTACAAATGGCTCAGAAGACTTTCCACCGGCAGGGCCGCGCATAAAGCTTTTGTAACCTCCGAGATTACCAGGATCTACCACTGGAGCCAGTGCAGATACGGAAGCCCCAGAATTGCCAAAGAGCTCTCTTCTATCGGCATTAAGGTCTCCAGAGCTTTTGTCGCTAAAATTATGATGGAAAACCATCTGCGCAGCATTTTAAAAACAAAATTCAGAAAAACCACAGACTCTTCCCATAAATATTTGACGGCCCGGAACATACTGGAACAGGAATTCAGCACATCCCGCAGCAATGAGGTATGGGTTTCGGACATCACCTATATCCAGACCAATGAGGGCTGGCTCTACCTTACGGTGGTAATTGACCTTTTTGACCGAAAAGTGATCGGGTGGTCGCTGAGCGAAACGCTCAAAGCAAAAGAAACCAGCATCAGGGCCTTTAAGAATGCGATAGTTAACCGTCCATTGGAGAGCGGCCAGAAGCTGCTGTTCCACTCGGACAAGGGCACACAGTACGCCTGCCTGTGGTTTGCTTCGATGCTGGAAGGCACCGGCCAGATAACCCGCAGCATGAGCGGCTGGGGAAACTGCTATGACAATGCAGTTGCAGAGAGCTTTTTCAAAACGCTGAAGACAGAACTGGTCTACCATAATACCTATGCCACGAAAGAAAAAGCAAAGGAATCCCTTTCAGGCTATATAGAAAACTTTTATAACAAACATAGGAGGCATTCCGCACTGGGAAATTTGACAATTGAGGAATTTCACAATCAGCATCTAACTGTAAAAAATATTCTTCCACCTTTCTCATAG
- a CDS encoding NADP-dependent oxidoreductase, translating into MRAIILNEPGDVNQLHYTEIPQPEPLENEVLIKVKAISINPVDVKTRAGKGVYGRLKEESALIIGWDISGVVEKTGNKVTQFKKGDAVFGMVNFPGHGKAYAEYVAAPETHLALKPANVSFEEAAAATLVALTAYQALVHHAKVQAGQNILVHAASGGVGHIAIQIAKYLGAAVTGTSSLKNKEFVLGLGADKHIDYNTYDWNSHQDSFDFILDTIGGDNIDKSIEVTKKGGTLISIPTGLNEKVTEKAKLKGIEGYFILVQSNGEDMKAIADLLEKGIIKPFVSETFPFDKMKEAHLQQETGRTKGKIIITL; encoded by the coding sequence ATGAGAGCAATAATTTTAAATGAGCCTGGTGATGTCAATCAATTACATTATACAGAAATCCCGCAGCCTGAACCGCTGGAAAATGAGGTTTTAATCAAAGTGAAAGCAATTTCCATTAATCCGGTAGATGTAAAGACAAGGGCTGGAAAAGGAGTTTACGGCCGATTAAAAGAGGAGAGTGCGTTAATAATCGGTTGGGACATTTCCGGAGTTGTTGAGAAAACAGGCAATAAAGTAACCCAGTTTAAAAAAGGGGATGCCGTTTTTGGAATGGTTAATTTTCCCGGACATGGCAAAGCATATGCAGAATATGTAGCTGCACCTGAAACACACTTGGCATTAAAGCCTGCAAACGTAAGCTTTGAGGAAGCTGCTGCTGCCACACTGGTTGCCTTGACGGCTTATCAGGCACTGGTCCATCATGCAAAAGTGCAGGCAGGACAGAACATCTTAGTTCATGCCGCTTCTGGAGGTGTCGGGCATATCGCGATACAGATTGCTAAATATCTGGGCGCAGCAGTAACTGGAACCTCATCGTTAAAAAACAAAGAATTCGTACTTGGACTTGGAGCCGACAAACACATTGATTATAATACTTATGACTGGAATTCCCATCAGGACAGCTTTGATTTTATTCTCGATACAATTGGCGGGGATAATATTGACAAATCGATAGAAGTGACCAAAAAAGGGGGAACCTTAATCAGCATACCGACAGGTCTTAATGAAAAGGTGACTGAAAAAGCCAAATTAAAAGGCATAGAAGGCTATTTCATTTTAGTGCAGTCAAACGGCGAAGATATGAAAGCAATTGCAGATCTGTTAGAAAAAGGAATCATCAAGCCATTTGTAAGTGAGACGTTTCCTTTTGATAAAATGAAAGAAGCACATCTGCAGCAGGAAACAGGCAGAACAAAAGGAAAAATAATTATCACTTTATAA
- a CDS encoding sigma-70 RNA polymerase sigma factor region 4 domain-containing protein → MKVELKTTEIDFENLSSDELIEYISFKNEFPNEAENAFIVFCSRFQNDVIEKAEIYSAKYGHSGVTALDIANCTFAKVWKYHSFNKEKAKSKDMDKAIKIWLYAIVFNELMKYGVSDTCAEPEEEDLSIVENITDLINVTVGEDLDKKRELKIRLEIIEKAMLGLSEKHKVIYLTYKAYHNNGKNIPRQVAKKLRDTLNLAQSSIQVYKKEATDHINNYLNSLNGNR, encoded by the coding sequence ATGAAAGTTGAATTAAAAACTACAGAGATTGACTTTGAAAATTTATCCAGTGATGAACTCATTGAGTACATCTCTTTTAAAAATGAGTTTCCAAATGAAGCTGAAAATGCATTTATAGTTTTCTGCAGCAGATTTCAGAATGACGTTATCGAGAAAGCTGAAATTTATTCTGCTAAGTATGGACATAGCGGCGTTACTGCTTTAGATATTGCGAACTGTACTTTTGCAAAGGTCTGGAAATACCATTCCTTTAATAAGGAAAAAGCAAAATCCAAAGACATGGACAAAGCCATTAAAATTTGGCTGTATGCAATAGTATTTAATGAACTTATGAAATACGGTGTAAGCGACACTTGCGCCGAACCAGAGGAGGAAGACCTTTCTATTGTAGAAAATATAACTGATTTAATTAATGTAACTGTAGGCGAAGATCTTGACAAAAAAAGAGAATTAAAAATCAGATTGGAAATCATTGAAAAAGCAATGCTGGGACTTTCTGAGAAGCATAAAGTAATTTATCTCACTTATAAGGCCTATCATAATAATGGAAAAAATATCCCTAGACAAGTCGCTAAAAAATTACGGGATACTTTAAACCTTGCTCAAAGTTCCATTCAAGTTTACAAAAAAGAAGCAACTGACCATATTAACAATTATTTGAATAGTTTAAATGGCAATCGATAA
- a CDS encoding nucleotidyltransferase domain-containing protein, which translates to MIDIFKNYALQRDELLARIAQELQLDKTRLERMESAYNAVADLLKKDEDFFKDVEIEVYAQGSKRIGTSIKPINDEDFDLDTVLHIYDVYHKYSPDEIYNALVKALEKDSYYKSIMEKKKRCVRLNYKSDFHMDILPACMPSHFEKQKIAIPEKMMRSWSSGNPKGFSEWFLRIADTVKNPVLITHMRALMEAKVESEPLPVELYQKTPLQRGVQLIKRCRDLYYADKKYRVSSIVITTLTAHFYNGENSIFDTIDNVLEKIKGSYLDAVKSSAKFKVLNPVNPQEDFTDSWTDEHFKSFYGFISDLYIQWQNLKTSFETGKDDYIKLFGEGVYKKSLNEQIVTFSKNTDDGFTNASGLIIGGKAYTNTQGQINSNTGIKNESHHNFGS; encoded by the coding sequence ATGATAGATATATTTAAAAACTATGCATTGCAGAGAGATGAGCTTCTGGCTAGAATTGCGCAGGAACTGCAGCTGGATAAAACCCGTCTAGAGCGAATGGAAAGTGCATATAATGCCGTAGCCGACCTTCTGAAAAAAGACGAGGACTTTTTTAAAGATGTAGAAATCGAGGTTTATGCTCAGGGCTCTAAGCGAATAGGAACCAGCATTAAACCAATTAATGATGAGGACTTTGATTTGGACACAGTGCTTCATATCTATGATGTCTATCATAAATATTCACCTGATGAAATCTATAATGCATTAGTCAAGGCTTTGGAGAAGGACAGCTACTACAAATCCATAATGGAAAAAAAGAAAAGATGCGTCCGTTTGAATTATAAAAGCGATTTTCATATGGATATTCTCCCAGCATGCATGCCCTCCCATTTTGAAAAACAAAAGATTGCAATTCCAGAGAAAATGATGAGAAGCTGGTCCTCAGGAAATCCAAAGGGCTTTTCAGAATGGTTTTTAAGAATTGCCGATACGGTTAAGAATCCTGTCTTGATAACGCATATGCGCGCTTTGATGGAGGCGAAGGTGGAATCAGAACCCCTGCCTGTAGAGTTATACCAAAAAACACCGCTTCAAAGAGGTGTTCAGTTGATAAAACGATGCAGGGACTTATATTATGCCGACAAAAAGTACAGAGTGTCAAGCATTGTTATTACAACTCTGACTGCTCATTTTTACAATGGAGAAAATTCAATTTTTGATACAATTGACAATGTATTGGAAAAGATAAAAGGAAGCTATCTTGACGCTGTAAAATCAAGCGCAAAATTTAAAGTTTTAAATCCAGTCAATCCTCAGGAAGATTTTACTGACAGCTGGACTGATGAGCATTTTAAGAGTTTTTATGGTTTTATTTCAGATTTATATATTCAGTGGCAGAATCTTAAAACTTCTTTCGAAACAGGTAAAGACGATTACATTAAGCTCTTTGGAGAAGGTGTTTATAAAAAATCTTTAAATGAGCAGATAGTAACTTTTTCAAAGAATACAGATGATGGTTTTACAAATGCAAGCGGTCTGATTATCGGCGGAAAAGCCTATACAAATACTCAAGGCCAAATAAATTCAAATACAGGAATTAAAAATGAATCTCATCACAACTTTGGAAGCTGA
- a CDS encoding ImmA/IrrE family metallo-endopeptidase has protein sequence MINNTSKNKIKRIAESIALQYDQKITPLENILKEEGLEVFYDSYGKGTFDGMTFYDDGQFYIHINTDCGNRIDSPRGRFTLAHELGHYIIDSHRIGLMQGMLEAHASKTNKAQFSEIEREADYFASCLLMPEERFKTDIFRKKFNFELISALSIQYAVSVTSCAFRFAQIGSHPIMIIYGENGIIKWRYYSDDFPYKYVLNNPKIPSSFVMGEYFNNINLNEISKTSQIWAVDCFDYVKNEDSNKKFYEHCITHKGSALSIIWED, from the coding sequence ATGATAAATAACACTTCAAAAAACAAAATAAAAAGAATTGCAGAGTCCATAGCCCTACAGTATGACCAGAAAATTACTCCTTTAGAAAATATTTTAAAGGAAGAGGGGCTGGAAGTCTTTTACGATAGCTACGGAAAAGGAACTTTTGACGGAATGACCTTTTACGATGATGGTCAATTTTACATTCATATAAATACCGACTGTGGCAATAGAATTGATTCTCCACGAGGAAGGTTTACTTTGGCCCATGAATTAGGACATTACATAATTGACTCCCATCGAATTGGCCTGATGCAGGGGATGCTTGAGGCCCATGCCTCGAAAACTAATAAAGCACAATTTTCTGAAATAGAGCGAGAAGCTGATTATTTTGCGTCCTGCCTTTTAATGCCGGAAGAGCGTTTCAAAACAGACATTTTCAGAAAAAAATTTAATTTTGAATTAATCAGCGCACTAAGTATTCAATATGCTGTTAGTGTCACGTCCTGTGCGTTCCGTTTTGCTCAAATTGGATCTCATCCAATTATGATAATTTATGGCGAAAATGGAATTATTAAATGGAGATATTACAGTGATGATTTCCCTTATAAATATGTTCTAAACAACCCTAAAATTCCATCTTCATTTGTTATGGGGGAATATTTTAATAATATTAATCTAAATGAAATTTCGAAAACCTCCCAAATATGGGCTGTTGACTGCTTTGATTATGTCAAAAATGAAGATTCAAATAAAAAGTTTTATGAGCATTGTATCACTCATAAAGGATCTGCGTTAAGTATTATTTGGGAAGATTAG